TTATTATCTGGTTGAAATGTACAACTTTTTGGTGTGTTCAAATTAATTGCAAAACAAAGTGTATAATCCGTAATTATGAGATGCTTAATCTTGCTTATGAACTgcataacaatgtagttgtacaAATTAAGTAGGTCGAAtcattaaaatttgttattatcaGATTATGAATCATAGTTTTATTTGTTCTGCTTTGCTAGTATTCAGGGGCATAAAGAATGGATCAATGAAGTGAGATTTCTAGGTGTAGTTAAGCACCCGAATCTTGTAAAATTAGTGGGATACTGTGCAGAGGATGATGAGAGAGGGATTCAGAGACTTTTAGTCTATGAACTTATGCGCAATAAAAGCTTGGAAGATCATCTCTTATCTCGTATGCATGCACCATTGCCATTGCCATGGTTGATAAGATTGAAAATTGCTCAAGATGCTGCCCGGGGCTTGGCTTACCTGCATGAAGAAATGGATTTCCAGGTATACTGTTTTAAGGACAAGCAaattcattttcattcatatattgTTTAATTCATTGGTTTTGACAATATGCCTGTTTTTGCTATAATTTTGCTTTTATCATATTCTTAATTTGCGTTTCCCTTCATGATTTCTGCAGCTAATATTTCGAGATTTTAAGACATCGAATATTCTACTAGACGAGGACTTCAATGCGAAGCTCTCAGACTTTGGGTTGGCTAGACAAGGACCTTTGGAAGGATTTGGCCATGTTTCTACATCAGTAAGATATTCCCTTTGTCTATAAATCCGTAATACTCTTTTTCGATGTCATGATAACGTTTTAGTTGTTTATGCCCCAGAACTAAAGTGGCAAACTATCATGCTGAGATGCCTTTTTAGGTTGGATCGattgattttttaattgtttattttgctgttttggACATGTTTATAAGGTTGTTGGCACGGTAGGTTATGCTGCCCCTGAGTATGTGCAAACTGGTAGGCTAACCGCTAAGAGTGATGTTTGGAGCTTCGGGGTGGTTCTATATGAGCTCATCACCGGAAGGCGAACACTAGAAAGAAATCTACCTCGAAGTGAGCAGAAACTCCTGGAATGGGTGAAACCTTATATATCCGATTCAAAGAAATTTCACCTTATCATAGACCCTCGCCTTGAAGGACAGTATTGCATAAAATCTGCTCAGAAGCTAGCATCGTTGGCAAACAAATGTCTAATGAAAAACCCCAAGTCCCGTCCTAAAATGAGCGAAGTGGTTGAGATGCTAGGCAACATCATTAGTGGGACATCGACTCAAGATGAAGGTATCTCTCAATCAATGAGTGAAAGTGACGATGTAAAGGAAGAAACCAGAGTGGAGGTCAAGGTCGAGGCCGAGTCTACCAAGCAAGGGCACAATTACCTGAAGAAGGTTCTGGATATCAGAGAAATAATGAGCTTAAGAAACAGATCAATTGGGAAGTTAGATTGGAGAAATTGGACACCTGGGCTGGTGAGGACTTGGTAAACGAGGAGCTTGCAGCTTGCAACTGAGAAAGAAATAGATAAGCCCTTTCATACTGTTGAATGAATGCATTCCCATAGTCAAATACATAGTAGCATGAATATATTGATACTGTTTTTATTCCTTTCTAACTCCATATCACTGTGTAATGAATGCATTTCCGTTTGTCAAATACGTAGCACGGATTAGTCAATCGATTACGTTTTCTTAGCAATAGACTTTTCGAGATTTTGGCATCACGGCACAACAGCTTATACAGAAATTTGAAATGGTCTAATGAAGATTCTCCaataaattttctaataataataaaagaacacCA
The sequence above is drawn from the Gossypium hirsutum isolate 1008001.06 chromosome A05, Gossypium_hirsutum_v2.1, whole genome shotgun sequence genome and encodes:
- the LOC107959116 gene encoding serine/threonine-protein kinase PCRK1 codes for the protein MKCFHFTNGERRDGGDDGGGGGAVSRVSSKVTWTRSFSVASSSVGTSRSEFDSESTRDLASDYSAVGGFYEFLTQRRANDLRVFSFAELKSATRGFSRALLIGEGGFGCVFRGVVKVPDEANDGRDSKLDVAIKQLNRHGFQGHKEWINEVRFLGVVKHPNLVKLVGYCAEDDERGIQRLLVYELMRNKSLEDHLLSRMHAPLPLPWLIRLKIAQDAARGLAYLHEEMDFQLIFRDFKTSNILLDEDFNAKLSDFGLARQGPLEGFGHVSTSVVGTVGYAAPEYVQTGRLTAKSDVWSFGVVLYELITGRRTLERNLPRSEQKLLEWVKPYISDSKKFHLIIDPRLEGQYCIKSAQKLASLANKCLMKNPKSRPKMSEVVEMLGNIISGTSTQDEGISQSMSESDDVKEETRVEVKVEAESTKQGHNYLKKVLDIREIMSLRNRSIGKLDWRNWTPGLVRTW